The following are from one region of the Quercus robur chromosome 1, dhQueRobu3.1, whole genome shotgun sequence genome:
- the LOC126727870 gene encoding protein ALP1-like, producing MDNPSLLAAIMGAATSVIALGVVLLKGLRSRRVMPREPHVNREEPDKDTPLEIRNSSKFNSYFKDRVGAIDGTHVRASVPIQIQGRFRGRKDGTTQNVLAAATFDLKFTYVLAGWEGSAHDSRVLNDALSRPRGLKISEGKYYLGDAGYGVRKGIISPYHGVRYHLKEFSDNPPRNDNELFNLRHSSLCTSIEHCFGVLKKRFHVLDAEPFWSFPTQVDVVLACCIIHNHIIGVDPLDSIMNNGLCGSPLANDSTSRRVQQSQREVQEENREWVQTRDNICRKMWEDYNAME from the exons aTGGATAACCCATCACTTCTTGCTGCCATAATGGGGGCAGCTACATCTGTTATTGCTTTGGGTGTTGTTCTTTTGAAAGGACTAAGATCTAGAAGAGTTATGCCTAGAGAACCTCATGTTAATCGAGA AGAGCCTGACAAAGATACACCTTTGGAGATAAGAAATAGCAGCAAGTTTAACTCCTATTTTAAG GATCGTGTGGGAGCTATTGATGGAACTCATGTTCGTGCATCTGTTCCAATTCAAATACAAGGAAGGTTTCGCGGCAGAAAGGATGGAACAACACAAAATGTCCTCGCTGCTGCTACCTTTGACTTAAAATTCACTTATGTATTAGCTGGTTGGGAAGGAAGTGCACATGATTCACGTGTCTTAAATGATGCACTCTCTAGGCCAAGGGGATTAAAAATTTCTGAAG gtaaatattatcttggtgATGCTGGTTATGGAGTTCGGAAAGGAATTATATCCCCTTATCACGGTGTTCGTTACCATTTGAAAGAGTTTAGTGATAACCCGCCAAGAAATGACAACGAATTATTCAATCTTCGCCATTCTTCTTTATGCACTAGCATTGAGCAttgttttggggttttgaaGAAACGTTTCCATGTGTTAGATGCAGAACCTTTTTGGTCATTCCCAACACAAGTGGATGTAGTCTTAGCTTGTTGCATAATTCACAATCATATAATAGGAGTTGACCCTTTAGACTCAATTATGAACAATGGGCTTTGTGGTAGTCCACTTGCAAATGACAGTACAAGTAGAAGAGTCCAACAATCACAAAGGGAAGTccaagaagaaaatagagaatggGTTCAAACACGGGATAATATTTGTCGTAAAATGTGGGAGGATTATAATGCTATGGAGTGA
- the LOC126727952 gene encoding uncharacterized protein At2g29880-like, with protein sequence MGNKKDTQKVKDTKTNFRWSQSRQNLLLEILADEALHVNKQSNTFKHASYAKVAEAITEKFMIECTPKHVEHRFKTLKTNWNTIALLRNKKSRFGWNDDLKMITCDRIVYDEEVEAHPNHAQFLNKKIEMFDEMALVVGKDMATGGFSKGVGDIGVEALDDSPSLVDADVDDISKKKQVDPSHVASSETRSHRKRSHATMIEDAVYQDLSIQLGKVASAIEKISEN encoded by the exons ATGGGAAATAAAAAGGATACTCAGAAGGTCAAGGACACCAAGACCAACTTTAGGTGGTCACAATCAAGGCAGAATTTATTACTTGAGATACTTGCAGATGAGGCTCTTCATGTAAACAAGCAATCCAACACATTTAAACATGCATCATATGCTAAAGTAGCTGAAGCAATTACTGAGAAATTTATGATTGAATGTACTCCAAAGCATGTGGAACatcgttttaaaacacttaaaacCAATTGGAATACAATTGCATTACTTCGTAATAAGAAAAGCAGGTTTGGATGGAATGATGATTTGAAAATGATCACCTGTGATAGGATAGTGTATGATGAAGAAGTCGAG GCACATCCAAATCATGCACAATTTCTAAACAAGAAAATTGAGATGTTTGATGAGATGGCTTTGGTTGTGGGTAAGGATATGGCTACAGGAGGTTTTTCCAAGGGAGTAGGTGATATAGGTGTAGAAGCGTTGGATGACTCACCTTCGCTTGTTGATGCTGATGTTGATGACATATCCAAAAAGAAGCAAGTTGATCCCTCACATGTGGCCTCAAGTGAAACAAGGTCTCACAGGAAACGAAGTCATGCTACTATGATTGAAGATGCTGTTTACCAAGATTTGTCCATACAACTTGGTAAGGTTGCTTCTGCAATAGAAAAGATTTCTGAAAATTAG
- the LOC126724201 gene encoding G-type lectin S-receptor-like serine/threonine-protein kinase RLK1 — MDFVLPHLLFLLILLPIFSIAQNGNVTIGSSLTATNNSSPWLSPSGDFAFGFHPLNQTDLFLLSIWFAKVPDKTIVWFAKDRLDTIPAPRGSKVELTADLGLVLTGPQGDELWRSNDILRTVASGVMSDTGNFELHDRNFNKLWESFNNPTDTLLPSQNMDIGGVLSSRQSETHFSKGRFQLRLIPEKDLVLNTINLPTDLQDYFYYSSGTSQPSNPGKQLVLNQSGDIYILRDDNQTLLRQGKPESAAEFYFRATLNFDGVFTLYSYPKNSSANGIWTPIWSVPDNICVASAAFAGSGTCGFNSICTLGSDKRPICTCPKGYSLLDPNDPYGSCKPDFIQGCEEDKLSPGKDLYYFEVLTNTYFINSENYAILNSYTEDQCSKSCMDDCMCVVAVFKDGDTCYKKKLPLSNGRVDNSKIGGKAFMKIRKNNSITLPDHRLPIPETKKKNHDNLILMWSALLASSVFVNIILIVAICVGVFSIYNKKLKTPMRNFGAVEMNLRCFTYKELVEATDGFKEELGKGAFGVVYKGAIEMGSSVLVAVKKLNSSVQDYEREFKTEVNVIGQTHHKNLVRLLGFCDEGLHRLLVYEFLSNGTLASFLFRDLKPSWNQRIHIAVGIARGLWYLHEECSNQIIHCDIKPQNILLDNCYNVRISDFGLAKLLRMNQSKTHTNIRGTKGYVAPEWFRNMPITPKVDVYSYGVILLEIICCRRSVDMEKIEEEKAILTDWAYDCYREGALDALVEYNVEELDDKEKLERYVMIAIWCIQEDPSLRPTMRRVTQMLEGVVEVLVPPCPFLFSRTG; from the coding sequence ATGGATTTTGTTCTGCCTCACCTTCTTTTCTTACTAATTCTGTTACCAATTTTCTCTATTGCTCAAAATGGTAATGTTACCATTGGAAGCTCTCTCACAGCCACTAACAATAGCTCTCCATGGCTATCACCTTCAGGTGATTTTGCTTTTGGATTTCACCCACTCAACCAGACGGATCTCTTCCTGCTTTCCATTTGGTTTGCCAAAGTACCAGATAAAACCATAGTTTGGTTTGCTAAAGATAGACTAGATACTATTCCTGCACCGAGGGGATCAAAAGTGGAGCTAACTGCTGACCTTGGGCTAGTACTTACTGGTCCTCAAGGGGATGAGTTATGGAGATCTAATGACATTCTTCGTACCGTAGCCAGTGGTGTTATGAGCGACACAGGCAACTTTGAGCTTCATGATCGCAACTTTAATAAGCTATGGGAAAGCTTCAACAATCCCACAGATACTTTGTTGCCTTCACAAAATATGGATATTGGAGGGGTGCTTTCTTCTCGACAATCAGAGACACACTTTTCCAAAGGAAGGTTCCAACTACGGTTGATTCCTGAAAAAGATCTTGTGCTCAATACCATAAACTTGCCCACGGATCTTCAAGATTACTTTTATTATTCAAGTGGTACTAGTCAACCATCGAATCCTGGTAAACAACTGGTGCTTAACCAGTCAGGCGATATTTACATTCTGAGAGATGACAACCAAACACTTCTAAGACAGGGAAAGCCAGAGTCAGCTGCTGAATTCTATTTCAGAGCCACTCTCAACTTTGATGGAGTTTTCACGCTATATTCTTACCCAAAGAATTCCAGTGCCAATGGAATCTGGACTCCAATTTGGTCTGTGCCGGATAATATTTGTGTTGCCAGTGCTGCATTCGCAGGTAGTGGCACTTGTGGTTTTAATAGCATATGCACCCTTGGATCTGATAAGAGGCCGATCTGTACATGCCCCAAGGGATACTCCTTACTCGATCCAAATGACCCATATGGCAGCTGCAAACCAGACTTCATTCAAGGCTGTGAAGAAGACAAGCTAAGTCCTGGAAAAgatctttattattttgaagtcctaacaaatacatattttataaaCTCAGAAAACTACGCAATCTTGAACTCTTATACTGAAGATCAATGCAGCAAGTCTTGCATGGATGATTGTATGTGTGTCGTTGCTGTTTTTAAAGACGGTGATACCTGTTACAAAAAGAAGCTACCTCTCTCTAATGGGAGAGTGGACAACAGCAAAATTGGCGGGAAGGCTTTtatgaaaatcagaaaaaataaCTCAATTACACTTCCGGATCATCGTTTGCCAATTCcggaaacaaagaagaagaatcatGACAATTTGATCCTCATGTGGTCAGCGCTTCTTGCTAGCTCTGTGTTTGTGAACATTATATTAATTGTTGCAATTTGTGTGGGTGTTTTCTCTATTTACAATAAGAAGCTCAAAACTCCTATGAGAAATTTTGGTGCTGTGGAGATGAATTTGAGATGTTTTACTTACAAAGAACTTGTAGAAGCTACAGATGGTTTCAAAGAAGAATTAGGTAAGGGAGCTTTTGGTGTTGTTTACAAAGGAGCTATAGAAATGGGTTCTAGTGTCCTAGTGGCAGTCAAGAAATTAAATAGTTCAGTTCAAGATTATGAGAGAGAGTTCAAGACTGAAGTGAATGTGATCGGTCAAACACATCACAAGAATCTTGTTCGTTTACTTGGATTCTGTGATGAGGGACTACACCGATTACTGGTATATGAGTTCTTGAGCAACGGCACTTTGGCAAGTTTTCTTTTCAGAGACTTGAAACCTAGTTGGAATCAAAGAATCCATATTGCAGTTGGGATTGCAAGAGGCCTTTGGTACTTACATGAAGAGTGCAGCAACCAAATTATCCATTGTGATATAAAGCCTCAAAACATACTTCTTGACAACTGTTACAATGTGCGAATTTCCGACTTTGGATTGGCAAAACTTTTGAGAATGAACCAAAGCAAAACTCATACTAACATCAGAGGAACGAAAGGGTATGTTGCACCCGAATGGTTTAGGAACATGCCAATCACACCTAAAGTCGATGTTTATAGCTACGGTGTCATACTACTAGAGATAATTTGCTGCCGTAGAAGCGTAGATATGGAGAAAATTGAGGAAGAAAAAGCAATTTTGACTGATTGGGCTTATGACTGCTATAGAGAAGGTGCACTAGATGCTCTAGTTGAATATAATGTGGAGGAATTGGATGACAAAGAGAAGCTAGAGAGGTATGTGATGATTGCCATTTGGTGTATTCAAGAAGATCCATCTCTTAGACCTACCATGAGGAGGGTTACGCAGATGCTTGAGGGTGTTGTTGAAGTGCTCGTTCCACCTTGCCCGTTTCTGTTTAGTAGGACAGGTTAA